In Phyllopteryx taeniolatus isolate TA_2022b chromosome 8, UOR_Ptae_1.2, whole genome shotgun sequence, one genomic interval encodes:
- the sebox gene encoding homeobox protein SEBOX isoform X1, producing MRVCVVIMALFMDADFSLVKQNQQADVVDLKGIFGEQEHCKDVHNESGLSSSEPDRAACLTEGPRKRKRTIFSRAQLSELEQAFAVTPYPDITLRERLAVHTHLPESKIQFVQVWFQNRRARSIKTGRMPKSMKHVLGDRGLSEPMSGLVTSAFPAQTTLADIFRPEQNQPCDDIPPLYSEWIQLYSNQTTPSTSTSIHQQPTIGSPKCSESRLWEEERHQRQQMGSTVPSLLPGSFSNPITRQPHRAASNHSYQSLRNFKSQSLAQAGAHQAIYGGGAGGHISVDQVVPSHSQSTYWEVTQGQGPHHHHHHHHHTQMAPPTSMGYISDLIYNAAIVTNFLEF from the exons atgcgtgtttgtgtgGTGATAATGGCTTTGTTCATGGATGCAGATTTCTCATTAGTCAAGCAGAACCAGCAGGCAGATGTGGTGGATTTGAAAGGGATATTTGGGGAACAAGAACACTGTAAAG ACGTGCACAATGAGAGTGGCCTGTCCTCCTCAGAGCCGGACCGGGCAGCCTGTCTCACTGAGGGTCCAAGAAAAAGGAAGCGGACCATCTTTAGCCGAGCTCAGCTGTCCGAGCTGGAGCAAGCCTTTGCTGTGACGCCCTACCCAGACATCACCCTCAGAGAGAGGCTAGCCGTGCACACACACCTGCCCGAGAGCAAGATACAG TTTGTACAGGTGTGGTTTCAAAACCGAAGAGCCAGAAGTATCAAGACTGGGAGAATGCCCAAGTCCATGAAACATGTTCTTGGAGATAGGGGACTTTCAGAACCTATGTCTGGGCTGGTGACCTCAGCTTTTCCTGCCCAAACCACCTTGGCAGACATATTCAGACCGGAGCAAAACCAGCCCTGTGACGACATCCCACCGTTGTACTCTGAGTGGATCCAGCTCTACAGCAACCAAACTACACCATCCACTTCCACATCGATCCACCAGCAGCCCACCATTGGCTCCCCGAAGTGTTCAGAGTCTCGACTGTGGGAAGAGGAGCGGCATCAGCGGCAGCAAATGGGATCAACCGTCCCGTCTCTCCTTCCTGGTTCTTTTTCAAATCCCATCACCAGACAACCTCACCGTGCTGCGTCTAATCACTCCTACCAGTCCCTCAGGAACTTCAAATCCCAGAGCCTGGCTCAGGCTGGGGCTCATCAGGCTATCTACGGGGGCGGCGCCGGAGGCCACATTTCTGTCGACCAAGTCGTTCCTTCTCACTCTCAGTCGACATACTGGGAAGTAACTCAGGGCCAAGGacctcaccaccaccaccaccatcatcatcacacACAAATGGCACCACCGACCTCGATGGGCTACATCTCAGACCTGATCTACAATGCTGCTATTGTGACCAACTTCCTGGAGTTCTGA
- the sebox gene encoding homeobox protein SEBOX isoform X2, which produces MRVCVVIMALFMDADFSLVKQNQQADVVDLKGIFGEQEHCKDVHNESGLSSSEPDRAACLTEGPRKRKRTIFSRAQLSELEQAFAVTPYPDITLRERLAVHTHLPESKIQVWFQNRRARSIKTGRMPKSMKHVLGDRGLSEPMSGLVTSAFPAQTTLADIFRPEQNQPCDDIPPLYSEWIQLYSNQTTPSTSTSIHQQPTIGSPKCSESRLWEEERHQRQQMGSTVPSLLPGSFSNPITRQPHRAASNHSYQSLRNFKSQSLAQAGAHQAIYGGGAGGHISVDQVVPSHSQSTYWEVTQGQGPHHHHHHHHHTQMAPPTSMGYISDLIYNAAIVTNFLEF; this is translated from the exons atgcgtgtttgtgtgGTGATAATGGCTTTGTTCATGGATGCAGATTTCTCATTAGTCAAGCAGAACCAGCAGGCAGATGTGGTGGATTTGAAAGGGATATTTGGGGAACAAGAACACTGTAAAG ACGTGCACAATGAGAGTGGCCTGTCCTCCTCAGAGCCGGACCGGGCAGCCTGTCTCACTGAGGGTCCAAGAAAAAGGAAGCGGACCATCTTTAGCCGAGCTCAGCTGTCCGAGCTGGAGCAAGCCTTTGCTGTGACGCCCTACCCAGACATCACCCTCAGAGAGAGGCTAGCCGTGCACACACACCTGCCCGAGAGCAAGATACAG GTGTGGTTTCAAAACCGAAGAGCCAGAAGTATCAAGACTGGGAGAATGCCCAAGTCCATGAAACATGTTCTTGGAGATAGGGGACTTTCAGAACCTATGTCTGGGCTGGTGACCTCAGCTTTTCCTGCCCAAACCACCTTGGCAGACATATTCAGACCGGAGCAAAACCAGCCCTGTGACGACATCCCACCGTTGTACTCTGAGTGGATCCAGCTCTACAGCAACCAAACTACACCATCCACTTCCACATCGATCCACCAGCAGCCCACCATTGGCTCCCCGAAGTGTTCAGAGTCTCGACTGTGGGAAGAGGAGCGGCATCAGCGGCAGCAAATGGGATCAACCGTCCCGTCTCTCCTTCCTGGTTCTTTTTCAAATCCCATCACCAGACAACCTCACCGTGCTGCGTCTAATCACTCCTACCAGTCCCTCAGGAACTTCAAATCCCAGAGCCTGGCTCAGGCTGGGGCTCATCAGGCTATCTACGGGGGCGGCGCCGGAGGCCACATTTCTGTCGACCAAGTCGTTCCTTCTCACTCTCAGTCGACATACTGGGAAGTAACTCAGGGCCAAGGacctcaccaccaccaccaccatcatcatcacacACAAATGGCACCACCGACCTCGATGGGCTACATCTCAGACCTGATCTACAATGCTGCTATTGTGACCAACTTCCTGGAGTTCTGA